Below is a genomic region from Candidatus Acidiferrales bacterium.
AGCAACTGCGGGAGTTCTAATGCCGTTCCAACTCTTTCGGGCTATTTCCTGCTCGTACCAACTTGTGGGTGCGTGGCACCTGAGCCACATGCATCCTTGGAGCTTGCAGCGCGTGGGTATAATGCATCGGCTCACTAAGTTGGAACGGCACTAATCCAGATGATTTACGACATCGTGAAGTACGGCGACGCGGTGCTGGAAAAACCCGCCGAGCCCGTCGCCACGTTTGATGAATCGCTCAAGAAGCTTGTGGACGACATGTTTGAGACCATGTACGCCGCTCAGGGGGTCGGGTTGGCAGCGCCCCAAATCGGCGTGAACCGGCGGTTGCTCGTGATTGATGTCACCTCGGGCGAGCGCCCCGAAGCAAGGCTCGTGCTCGCCAATCCGGAGATCCTGCACGTCGAGGGCGAAGTTTCCCAGGAGGAGGGTTGCCTGAGCCTGCCGGGCTTTCGCGCTCACGTGCGGCGGCCGAAATTTGTCACCGTGCGCGCCCGGGATGTCCACGGGATGTGGTACGAGATGAAAGGCGAAGATATGCTGGCCCGCGCCTTCTGCCACGAGCTGGACCACCTCGACGGCCGGCTCTTCATCCACCACTTGAGCTTCCTCAAGCGCGATATGATCAAGCGCAAAATC
It encodes:
- the def gene encoding peptide deformylase, which encodes MIYDIVKYGDAVLEKPAEPVATFDESLKKLVDDMFETMYAAQGVGLAAPQIGVNRRLLVIDVTSGERPEARLVLANPEILHVEGEVSQEEGCLSLPGFRAHVRRPKFVTVRARDVHGMWYEMKGEDMLARAFCHELDHLDGRLFIHHLSFLKRDMIKRKIKKKVKAGEW